From the genome of Candidozyma auris chromosome 2, complete sequence, one region includes:
- the VPH2 gene encoding Vph2p — MVTDRLKALIEKSSLSKKEKQRLLAGETISHKDLVSFYRQCTPCPTLLELLRTSKLQLSKRHSRFEGPPKTKEFLESMQRLRLQAKEEEYQRLLNKTKDDPFKLYEEKLDDDWNPAKATKEVRSHLTTIFNIFISVASVIYAIWYWTDTSAGMRDSYRVLLCVFGGLLVLVAEVVVYMGYLAKVEDARVRERNKKEVKKVIQTIKID; from the coding sequence ATGGTGACCGACAGGCTAAAAGCTTTAATAGAGAAGTCAAGTTTGTCcaaaaaggagaagcagaggCTACTAGCCGGTGAAACTATAAGCCATAAGGATCTAGTGAGCTTCTACCGCCAGTGCACGCCGTGTCCGACATTGTTGGAGCTACTTAGGACCAGCAAGCTTCAACTTTCGAAGAGACATTCTAGATTTGAGGGGCCTCCAAAAACGAAAGAATTCCTCGAGTCAATGCAGAGACTCCGCCTTCAGGCTAAGGAGGAGGAGTATCAACGGCTTTTAAATAAGACAAAGGACGATCCATTCAAACTTTACGAAGAGAAATTGGATGACGACTGGAACCCGGCGAAGGCGACCAAAGAAGTCAGAAGCCATCTCACCACTATTTTTAATATTTTCATCAGTGTGGCGAGTGTTATTTACGCCATATGGTACTGGACGGATACCTCCGCTGGAATGCGAGACAGTTACAGGGTGTTGCTTTGTGTGTTTGGGGGCCTTCTTGTCTTGGTCGCTGAGGTAGTAGTCTATATGGGCTACTTGGCCAAGGTGGAGGACGCCCGGGTTCGTGAACGCAATAAAaaagaggtgaagaaagtgattCAAACGATCAAAATAGATTGA
- the CSI2 gene encoding ribosome biogenesis protein BRX1, which produces MSAIYKALQGSSSKESSEKAKHINRQRVLVISSRGVTYRHRHLIQDLTYLMPHARKEPKFDSKKNLHQLNEVAELYNCNNIFFFEARKHQDLYLWISKPPNGPTMKFYIQNMHTLDELNFTGNCLKGSRPILSFDKSFNSSPQFELIKEMFIHTFGVPPNARKSKPFIDHVMTFSIVDNKIWVRNYQINETEELKESDRESGVVDADSLSLVEIGPRFVMTLITILEGSFGGPKIYENKQYVSPNAVRAQLKQQAAEQARSRATAALDRKIKRREMALKADPLSNESLFK; this is translated from the coding sequence ATGTCTGCTATATACAAGGCTCTTCAAGGAAGCCTGAGCAAAGAGTCCTCAGAAAAAGCCAAACACATTAACCGCCAAAGAGTGCTTGTCATCTCGTCCAGAGGCGTCACTTACAGGCATCGTCACTTGATTCAGGATTTGACATACTTGATGCCACATGCTAGAAAAGAGCCCAAATTCGattccaagaagaacttgcaCCAGCTCAACGAAGTTGCTGAGTTGTATAACTGCAACaacatttttttcttcgagGCAAGAAAGCACCAGGACCTTTACCTCTGGATCCTGAAGCCTCCCAATGGTCCCACAATGAAATTCTATATTCAAAACATGCACACCTTAGATGAGTTAAATTTCACAGGAAACTGTCTCAAAGGTTCTCGCCCGATTTTGAGCTTCGACAAGCTGTTCAACTCTTCGCCTCAGTTTGAGTTGATAAAGGAGATGTTTATCCACACGTTTGGAGTGCCTCCTAACGCCAGAAAGTCCAAGCCTTTTATTGATCACGTCATGACTTTTTCCATCGTAGACAACAAGATCTGGGTGAGAAACTACCAGATCAACGAGACggaggagctcaaagagAGTGACAGAGAAAGCGGGGTGGTGGATGCTGACTCGCTTTCTCTCGTGGAGATCGGACCTCGTTTCGTGATGACCTTGATCACGATTTTGGAAGGGTCGTTCGGCGGGCCTAAGATATACGAGAATAAGCAGTATGTGTCACCCAACGCTGTGAGAGCgcagttgaagcagcaggcGGCAGAGCAGGCCAGATCTAGGGCTACTGCTGCTTTGGATAGGAAGATCAAGAGGAGAGAGATGGCATTGAAGGCAGATCCGTTGTCGAATGAGTCGTTGTTTAAGTGA
- the SNT1 gene encoding Snt1p: MSSTSRGGPPMGRDRDRDVRYGSATTDEYGKRKKSHYAASTRRDFKSTNSPPPEAASSSSYSSNKSAGTDYGRSRYRQPSSLSNSGPSYSSRSNLYGKDSRYGSKPSYNYNAKYYNERSSGGAYGSYNASKREPASNYYGYPSSNRDFRDSRDFRDSREAREPREPREHRETWDYKESTSRDMISSSSLPREGARDQWRSDRPKTSLTASGPPPRSYGSSRYNANSIPVSGRDHHRGSGALSHSGPDFKRERYDYDNDHSNRWKSTYSSRDKPRSLTGSRPYKEKRSSSSLTNSVGGLKRGDSYYPSKGSAYPSGINRYQDRYTDRYTERRHDSDDVKSGYDADDYVTEEASADDVNKSRYQREEIIEDGVRDKEDEDMKDDEYMSDKETTANDWEDTTNVDSELEAKKISESVVHDLKSMDGGQRRHSVTREEDSSPQEIDGEKSHKIHITEEEGESKVKVEAPSEPPSSEHTQSKDLTTSTLSSIDELKMKQVTKEDLASVDYPAGCFAPLTELDTKLQQLSFEFRFENSQNDDGTFLRFRLAKPLKNIQEYPFYQQNLSDFASKYKRISEILGRRERDMKKRRLSLWMKYNELQKENDERREKLDEQLKVLHPPDDEARKELESIDIRVKNNDQVSDAQSPTEPQPPAGRRGRRHGDLVTTEAEFQEILKSLENESNEDPLIKAQRVSATIPDLILDPVERQSFVFMDSNNIVHDKEKWASRIKSDFMDNFTEREHDAFCEAFCRAPKRFGQISKIIGGLRTPEECVVHYYMTKKAVNYKYLVSQFKKRSARKPSRRKSKLKEQEASETTDVAPLEGTDSSKETEAMTPDVPSLEPAEEVKRRRGATLSSEELARAISGEDDAERPPKKKARRRKDEEVQVSVDDKPTEQPPSVAVPHVEGAYPGAPSAQVSPQDGLANGSVADDKRKTITSYWSITEVNEFPRLLAQYGSKWSIISKMLGTKTPTMVRNYYQRNAAKNGWQQLVLDADGRLGGGFDTHAQLSNVDATIVVKPQRRPDENPSGRRQEEHVNGSFGSATVAAPPPPAPPRMPEIPVGTFQHPYPSSAFPPKRASVGSLLSGPVPVMYEQTPYASTIPPATAPAPVTLPPVLPASQAQQPAKHGGVKPSIMSLLNADSTGSSPPPMSAPTASPAPPQQPQISTQLQVSTQPVQPAPAPAPVKAPKPGNLASLLNAASSPLRAPEAEESKPEPPKPTPRKNSIKSLLHDS, from the coding sequence ATGTCCTCGACCTCAAGAGGCGGGCCTCCCATGGGCCGAGATCGAGACCGAGACGTTCGATACGGAAGCGCAACAACAGATGAATACGGAAAACGGAAAAAGAGTCACTATGCTGCCTCCACCAGGAGAGACTTCAAGCTGACGAATTCACCACCTCCAGAGGCAGCTTCGTCGAGCTCATACTCTTCAAATAAGTCCGCTGGAACTGATTACGGCAGATCGCGTTATAGACAGCCGTCTAGCTTAAGCAATAGTGGGCCTCTGTACTCCAGCAGGCTGAACCTTTACGGGAAGGACTCAAGGTATGGGCTGAAGCCAAGCTACAATTACAACGCAAAATACTACAATGAAAGAAGCAGTGGAGGTGCATACGGCTCGTACAATGCTAGCAAACGAGAACCGGCCAGCAACTACTATGGATATCCTAGCTCAAATAGAGACTTCAGAGATAGCAGGGACTTCAGAGACAGCAGGGAGGCAAGAGAGCCCAGAGAGCCCAGAGAGCACCGTGAGACCTGGGATTATAAGGAATCGACGTCTCGAGATATGATCAGCAGCTCCAGTCTACCGAGAGAAGGTGCAAGAGACCAGTGGCGCTCAGATAGGCCTAAGACGTCACTCACGGCATCTGGCCCTCCTCCTAGATCATATGGCTCCTCGCGCTATAACGCTAATAGTATCCCCGTATCTGGACGTGATCATCATCGAGGTAGTGGCGCTTTGTCGCATTCGGGTCCAGACTTCAAGAGGGAAAGATATGACTACGACAATGACCACTCCAATCGATGGAAACTGACATATAGCTCGAGAGATAAGCCTAGGTCTCTCACGGGCTCTCGTCCCtacaaggagaagagaagctcttcttccctAACTAACAGTGTAGGAGGTCTCAAAAGGGGCGACTCTTACTACCCATCGAAGGGCTCTGCATACCCGTCTGGCATCAATAGATATCAGGATAGGTATACCGACAGGTATACTGAACGAAGACATGATTCAGATGATGTCAAGTCTGGTTATGATGCAGACGACTACGTCACTGAGGAGGCTAGTGCAGACGACGTCAATAAACTGCGCTACCAACGTGAGGAAATAATTGAGGATGGTGTCCGAGAtaaggaagatgaagatatgAAGGACGATGAGTACATGAGCGACAAGGAGACTACCGCTAATGACTGGGAAGATACCACAAATGTTGACTCCGAGTTGGAAGCTAAGAAGATTTCCGAATCTGTTGTTCATGATCTTAAGTCTATGGATGGAGGTCAGAGAAGACATAGCGTGACTCGCGAAGAAGATTCATCTCCACAAGAAATTGATGGTGAAAAACTGCACAAAATTCACATCACCGAGGAAGAGGGAGAGCTGAAAGTGAAGGTAGAAGCACCCTCAGAGCCACCTTCATCAGAGCACACGCAATCCAAAGACCTCACCACTTCTACCCTCTCTTCAATCGATGAACTCAAGATGAAACAAGTCACCAAGGAAGATCTTGCATCAGTTGATTACCCTGCGGGCTGCTTTGCTCCTCTTACAGAACTCGACACgaaacttcaacaactaAGCTTTGAGTTCAGATTTGAGAATTCACAGAATGATGATGGCACTTTCCTCAGGTTCAGGTTGGCGAAaccattgaagaatattCAAGAGTATCCTTTTTATCAGCAGAACTTGTCTGACTTTGCGTCCAAGTACAAGCGTATAAGCGAAATCCTTGGTCGTCGCGAGCGtgacatgaagaagagacgtCTCTCATTGTGGATGAAATATAATGAATTACAAAAGGAAAATGATGAGAGACGCGAGAAGCTCGACGAACAGCTCAAGGTATTACATCCACCTGATGACGAAGCTAGAAAAGAATTGGAGTCAATTGATATAAGGGTAAAGAATAATGATCAGGTCTCTGACGCTCAATCTCCAACAGAGCCTCAACCTCCTGCTGGACGAAGAGGACGTCGTCACGGTGATTTGGTGACAACGGAGGCTGAATTTCaagagatcttgaaaagTTTGGAAAATGAGCTGAATGAAGATCCATTGATAAAAGCTCAGCGTGTTTCTGCTACGATTCCAGATCTCATTTTAGATCCCGTTGAGCGCCAAAGCTTCGTTTTCATGGACTCAAACAATATTGTTCATGATAAGGAAAAATGGGCAAGTCGTATCAAGTCAGACTTTATGGACAATTTCACCGAGAGAGAGCATGACGCTTTCTGTGAGGCATTCTGTCGTGCTCCAAAACGTTTTGGTCAAATTTCCAAGATTATAGGTGGCTTGAGAACTCCGGAAGAGTGTGTTGTGCACTATTACATGACAAAGAAGGCGGTCAACTACAAGTACTTGGTATCACAGTTCAAAAAGCGTTCAGCCAGGAagccttcaagaagaaagtctAAACTTAAAGAGCAAGAGGCGTCCGAAACCACAGATGTCGCTCCTTTGGAGGGTACTGATAGTAGCAAAGAGACCGAAGCAATGACGCCTGATGTTCCTTCCCTCGAACCCGCCGAAGAGGTGAAGCGGAGGCGTGGGGCTACATTGCTGAGTGAAGAATTGGCAAGGGCAATTTCCGGTGAGGATGATGCGGAGCGGCCCCCTAAGAAGAAAGCACGGAGACGtaaggatgaagaagtaCAGGTATCGGTAGACGATAAGCCTACTGAGCAGCCGCCTTCGGTTGCTGTGCCCCACGTCGAAGGTGCCTATCCTGGGGCTCCATCCGCTCAGGTATCTCCGCAAGATGGTCTTGCTAATGGCTCAGTCGCAGATGATAAGCGCAAGACCATCACAAGTTATTGGAGTATCACCGAAGTCAATGAGTTCCCTCGCTTGCTCGCACAATATGGTTCCAAGTGGTCAATCATTTCCAAGATGCTCGGCACCAAAACCCCTACGATGGTCAGGAATTACTATCAAAGAAATGCCGCGAAGAACGGATGGCAACAGCTTGTCTTGGATGCGGACGGAAGACTTGGAGGTGGGTTTGACACACATGCGCAGCTCTCCAACGTGGATGCTACGATTGTGGTGAAGCCTCAACGGCGTCCTGATGAGAATCCTCTGGGTCGCAGACAGGAGGAACATGTCAATGGCTCGTTTGGAAGCGCTACAGTAGCCGCCCCTCCTCCCCCTGCTCCACCGAGGATGCCCGAAATTCCTGTGGGCACCTTCCAGCATCCATATCCAAGCTCTGCTTTCCCGCCCAAGCGGGCATCTGTCGGCTCCTTGCTCTCAGGTCCAGTGCCTGTAATGTACGAGCAGACGCCTTACGCGAGCACCATACCACCAGCTACAGCACCAGCTCCAGTTACTCTTCCACCGGTCCTTCCTGCGTCACAGGCACAGCAGCCAGCCAAGCACGGAGGGGTGAAACCCTCAATCATGAGTCTTCTTAATGCGGACAGCACAGGTCTGCTGCCTCCACCCATGTCAGCACCAACGGCATCGCCAGCACCACCTCAACAGCCGCAAATCAGCACACAGCTACAAGTTAGCACACAGCCCGTTCAACCAGCGCCGGCGCCGGCGCCGGTAAAAGCCCCCAAACCAGGCAACCTTGCGTCCTTGCTCAACGCTGCCTCGTCACCATTGCGTGCGCCAGAAGCAGAGGAGAGCAAGCCCGAGCCTCCTAAACCCACCCCCCGCAAGAATAGCATCAAGTCTTTATTGCACGACCTGTGA
- a CDS encoding putative alanine--tRNA ligase, which yields MTVATSTVVGALACQRNSFLKSLEARVVSCKPYEPIMSAKDKQNKNKKKEVPKKEEQELYAVELEDTALFPEGGGQPYDTGRLVLPDRNVEVVKVLRQGLTAVHVTKDKVEPGTLVKSDVDWDRRFDIMQQHTGQHLVSAVFDTFNLETLSWSMGDTINYIELPQRVDEAKLAEASKIINEKIVENIPITVATPDDHGGEIDVSHIPDDYDMSKGVVRIVSIGKMDTNPCCGTHLQSTGQIQAVALLHQTNIRGGNSRLHFACGSRVARLLEKNYLMLKDVCGSQLSCQVEEVGTKVAELNMNYRKVQSRENALLKELASNKASAVFDTLKSKGVAYIYRADNSPEYLTACQKELLTLINGNTESGVNLTDNNTVVFLNGDYKSGTGGMIKIMGPKAEELSKEITKLVKNMKGGGKGPSFQGKVVKYEKGEIERVLDFLEQIEK from the coding sequence ATGACCGTTGCTACTTCAACCGTTGTTGGTGCGTTGGCATGCCAGAGAAACTCGTTTTTGAAGTCTCTAGAGGCTCGTGTTGTCTCTTGCAAGCCGTACGAGCCAATCATGTCTGCGAAAGATAAGCAGAACAAGaataagaagaaagaagtgccaaagaaagaagaacagGAGTTGTACGCGGTGGAGCTTGAGGATACTGCTCTTTTTCCTGAAGGAGGAGGCCAACCTTACGATACGGGCAGACTTGTGCTTCCCGATCGCAACGTCGAGgtggtgaaggtgttgaGGCAGGGACTCACGGCAGTCCACGTAACAAAGGACAAAGTGGAGCCAGGGACACTCGTGAAGCTGGACGTGGACTGGGATAGACGGTTTGATATCATGCAACAACACACGGGCCAGCACTTGGTGTCTGCCGTCTTCGACACTTTCAACTTGGAGACTCTCAGCTGGTCCATGGGAGACACTATCAATTACATCGAGTTGCCACAGCGCGTGGACGAGGCCAAGCTTGCAGAGGCGTCaaaaatcatcaatgagaagattgtggagaacATACCAATCACTGTGGCCACACCTGATGACCACGGCGGTGAGATTGACGTTTCTCATATCCCAGACGACTACGACATGTCCAAGGGCGTAGTGAGGATCGTTTCGATAGGCAAAATGGATACAAATCCGTGCTGTGGGACACATTTACAGTCAACTGGACAGATCCAGGCGGTGGCCTTGTTGCACCAGACAAATATTAGAGGAGGCAACTCTCGGTTGCATTTTGCGTGTGGTTCAAGAGTGGCAAGGCTTCTAGAGAAGAACTacttgatgttgaaggACGTATGTGGGTCGCAGTTGTCGTGCCAAGTAGAAGAGGTGGGGACAAAAGTAGCAGAGTTGAATATGAACTACAGGAAAGTCCAATCTCGAGAGAATGCTTTACTCAAGGAGTTGGCCAGCAATAAAGCCAGTGCTGTTTTCGACACGTTGAAGTCAAAAGGCGTTGCTTACATTTATAGGGCAGACAATTCTCCAGAGTACTTGACTGCTTGCCAGAAAGAGCTTCTTACCCTCATCAACGGCAACACGGAAAGCGGCGTCAACTTGACCGACAACAACACCGTTGTGTTTCTCAACGGCGACTACAAATCTGGAACCGGAGGTATGATCAAGATCATGGGTCCCAAAGCGGAGGAGTTGCTGAAGGAGATAACGAAGCTCGTGAAAAACATGAAAGGTGGCGGTAAGGGCCCCAGTTTTCAGGGAAAGGTGGTGAAATACGAGAAGGGCGAGATAGAACGTGTGCTCGATTTTTTGGAGCAAATAGAGAAGTAG
- the SRT1 gene encoding ditrans,polycis-polyprenyl diphosphate synthase yields MIDLTILQKVADIVRIIPFAWIVLDFLKDFLISIILTGPAPKHVGFIMDGNRRYAKKKQLPLKDGHLAGAMSLISVLETCYRVGVTDITVYAFSIENFNRSKEEVDTLMGLLRDKLKYLALYDDSYARVNKVKIKIIGNRSMIPGDILEDLEKVEEITNIESATRVLNVCFPYTSRDDIVHSIQNVCNNGVPRESISQAELYNNMYMGPEAPQLDLLIRTSGHTRLSDFMLWQCTHDCKIEFVNTLWPDFKFISVYSILLKWSYYHRKEMRAKSEQEQQESSGYSGKVVDITSLPPPPPFATVGSK; encoded by the exons ATGATCGATCTCAccattcttcaaaaggtCGCTGACATTGTCCGCATCATCCCCTTTGCCTGGATCGTCCTTGACTTTCTCAAGGATTTCCTCATTCTGATTATCCTCACTGGCCCAGCTCCAAAACACGTTGGTTTTATCATGGACGGCAACAGGCGGTacgccaaaaagaagcagttgCCCTTGAAAGACGGCCACCTCGCTGGCGCCATGTCCCTCATTTCG GTTTTGGAGACTTGCTACAGAGTGGGCGTCACAGATATAACCGTTTACGCCTTCTCcattgaaaatttcaaccgttccaaagaagaagtggatACTCTTATGGGCTTGCTCAGAGACAAGCTCAAGTACTTGGCTCTCTACGACGACTCATACGCTAGGGTCAATAAGgtcaagatcaagattATTGGTAACAGGTCAATGATTCCTGGTGATATCTTggaggacttggagaaagtCGAGGAGATCACCAACATAGAGCTGGCTACGCGCGTGTTGAATGTGTGCTTTCCGTACACCTCTCGTGATGATATCGTGCATTCTATTCAAAATGTTTGCAACAATGGCGTCCCAAGGGAGTCCATCAGTCAGGCCGAGCTTTACAACAACATGTACATGGGCCCAGAAGCCCCCCAACTTGACTTGCTCATCAGAACGTCGGGCCACACCCGCTTAAGCGACTTCATGTTGTGGCAGTGCACCCACGACTGTAAGATTGAGTTTGTCAACACCTTATGGCCTgacttcaagttcattTCTGTGTATAGcatcttgttgaagtggTCATACTACCACCGGAAGGAGATGAGGGCCAAAAGTgagcaggagcagcaggAACTGCTGGGCTATTCCGGTAAAGTGGTTGACATCACATCCCttcctccaccacctcctTTCGCCACAGTTGGATCCAAGTAG
- a CDS encoding mitochondrial 54S ribosomal protein mL50 MRPL13 → MLRGVAKARIRCLSTSAPRGFFFNLPDKKLVEKQDELKPTSKSKVVFLNEKNSPNYKAFDPERDTPGFRVNQWKDKVVQRKEIEGSYTAEEVTNIMNETFEELQGSRPSSFDGKDLHDLEFRFKYCKRLQQKLGFDLSDYLITRSHSLQDLLEEVKMMVTHRWSSERNPNAVVLRPEDFADAPNVYLNRELSEKAQQKLFKQKLKEAQAQG, encoded by the coding sequence ATGTTGCGTGGGGTTGCTAAGGCCAGGATACGGTGCTTGTCAACGTCCGCACCTAgaggcttctttttcaatttacccgacaagaagcttgtggagaagcaAGACGAACTCAAACCCACCTCGAAGTCAAAGGTTGTCTTTTTGAATGAAAAGAACTCTCCAAACTATAAGGCGTTCGACCCTGAAAGAGACACTCCAGGATTCAGAGTGAACCAGTGGAAAGACAAAGTTgtgcaaagaaaagagattgAGGGATCGTATACTGCGGAGGAAGTGACGAACATAATGAACGAAACTTTTGAGGAACTTCAGGGTCTGAGGCCGAGCAGCTTCGACGGTAAAGATTTGCACGATCTAGAATTCAGATTCAAGTACTGCAAGCGTTTACAGCAGAAATTGGGCTTCGATCTCTCGGATTATCTCATCACCAGGTCACACAGTTTGCAGGACTTGTTGGAAGAAGTAAAAATGATGGTGACTCACAGGTGGTCGAGTGAAAGAAACCCTAACGCTGTGGTTTTGCGTCCAGAGGACTTTGCTGACGCTCCAAATGTATATTTGAACAGGGAGCTTCTGGAGAAAGCGCAGCAAAAGTTGTTCaagcagaagttgaaaGAGGCTCAGGCTCAAGGGTAA
- the MRPS9 gene encoding mitochondrial 37S ribosomal protein uS9m, protein MLLKPGYAQGCARSFRRLLSSSFAKCQQTPRGVPVEELETRPLVPETNTKTTNTVPRNLRYTNLSKYELERRRVIPLLSTYYGGNPYHDQVMSSLSRLLQRHHKLPRRVLDERESKETQWISFEEYKEKAQSGRIKVRHYEELVSKLNELRGIQTELMPHDVIATLKEFTRSTSDEKVAAQRFVKILDEFGRANTVGKRKDAVANISMVRGEGLILVNGKAMTEYFTRDIDRGKLVYPFQVVAQESKYNIFITCHGGGVSGQAEASMYGIAKALVVFNPMLKPRLRKAGLMTRDSRVVERKKPGKVKARKSPTWVKR, encoded by the coding sequence ATGTTGCTAAAACCAGGCTACGCCCAGGGATGTGCCAGATCGTTCCGGAGGCTactcagcagcagctttGCTAAGTGTCAGCAAACGCCTCGAGGCGTGCCTGTGGAAGAGTTGGAAACTAGACCCTTGGTACCAGAAACCAACACTAAAACCACCAACACCGTACCCAGAAATTTACGCTACACGAACTTGAGCAAATACGAACTTGAAAGGCGAAGAGTGATCCCCCTCTTGAGCACATACTACGGGGGAAACCCTTACCACGATCAGGTGATGAGCTCGTTGAGCAGGCTTTTGCAGAGGCACCACAAGCTCCCCAGGAGAGTGCTTGACGAGAGGGAGAGCAAGGAGACACAGTGGatctcttttgaagagtACAAGGAGAAAGCACAGCTGGGGAGAATCAAGGTGCGCCACTATGAGGAGTTGGTGCTGAAGTTGAATGAGTTGAGAGGCATCCAGACAGAGCTCATGCCTCATGATGTGATAGCCACGTTGAAGGAGTTCACCAGATCCACCAGCGACGAAAAGGTTGCAGCCCAGCGTTTCgtgaagatcttggacGAGTTTGGCAGAGCCAACACCGTAGGCAAGAGAAAAGACGCCGTGGCCAACATAAGTATGGTGAGAGGCGAGGGCTTGATTCTTGTCAACGGCAAGGCCATGACAGAGTATTTCACTAGAGACATTGACAGGGGAAAGCTTGTATACCCTTTCCAGGTGGTTGCCCAGGAATCCAAGTACAACATTTTTATTACGTGCCACGGAGGAGGCGTGAGTGGACAGGCCGAGGCCTCCATGTACGGCATTGCCAAAGCTCTTGTGGTGTTCAATCCTATGCTTAAGCCTAGATTGAGAAAAGCAGGCTTGATGACCAGAGACTCGAGAGTTGTcgagagaaagaagcctGGCAAGGTCAAGGCCAGAAAGTCTCCTACCTGGGTTAAGCGTTAA
- the RBD1 gene encoding Rbd1p: MSFRDQFMQNAAEESSRPPVPSKDTMLRGNQNTLSSRAYHEASSTQPFSPLDADFSNQRQHNTPYGYRYYESGNSVNTFGEQHEMARFPSSSNPFEEAKDPFSSRSGSHEYHVTGSHDDVENESITEKVRKNDRARRKLEKRLPRFHYTKLPYFTILVTLIQVIVFIVELVKMAQLTGSAFQTSPYFNPMLGPSTYLLINMGARYVPCMHKLAGITSDPTVQFPCPNSTSVDTNVCNLAELCGLSGISQDSNGYHPDQWYRVITPIFLHAGFLHIGFNLLLQVTMGASVERAIGGLKYAIIYMASGISGFLLGANFSPNGIASTGASGALFGIIAANLLLFIYCGRKNTNPYGTKHYKLFIFIMIFEVIICFVLGLLPGLDNFSHIGGFCMGLLLSILFLPDPSFVYIDGVYTYYADTSTLQLMLNSWNPMDKYSDKIKWKVLAWAGFRVVCLVLAILYFALLFKNLYSKGMEEGKKTCTWCKYINCIPVNDWCKQGEVSVENVDSSGNTDSAASPTGNTDPASQSFSLMTITSPGQTVATEIPNTQKRGIAESYPTDTLQRDAANAFQRRFQVDISTTFNPETPLVGHDTSLQQPASILAYFTLVAVMAFQAFQFARRRSHKN, from the coding sequence ATGCTGTTCAGGGACCAGTTCATGCAAAACGCCGCTGAAGAGAGCTCCAGGCCGCCCGTGCCCAGCAAGGATACCATGCTACGGGGAAATCAGAACACTTTACTGTCCAGGGCATACCatgaagcttcttcgacGCAGCCGTTTCTGCCCCTAGATGCTGACTTCTCAAATCAAAGACAACACAACACGCCCTACGGGTACAGGTACTACGAGAGCGGGAACAGCGTGAACACGTTTGGGGAACAGCACGAGATGGCGCGTTTCCCCAGTAGCTCGAACCCGTTTGAAGAGGCGAAGGACCCCTTCAGCTCAAGGTCCGGGTCTCATGAGTACCATGTTACGGGTAGCCATGACGACGTGGAGAACGAAAGTATTACGGAGAAAGTTAGGAAGAACGACAGGGCCAGACGTAAGCTCGAAAAAAGACTCCCCAGGTTCCACTACACGAAACTACCTTACTTCACCATCTTGGTCACGCTCATTCAGGTGATTGTTTTCATTGTGgagttggtgaaaatgGCCCAGCTTACGGGCCTGGCCTTCCAGACAAGCCCATACTTCAATCCGATGCTAGGGCCCTCGACgtacttgttgatcaaTATGGGTGCTAGGTACGTGCCATGTATGCACAAGCTAGCGGGAATCACATCAGACCCTACAGTCCAGTTTCCTTGCCCCAACTCCACATCAGTAGACACAAATGTGTGCAATTTGGCCGAGCTTTGCGGACTTAGTGGTATTTCCCAAGACTCCAATGGGTATCATCCCGACCAATGGTATCGTGTGATCACGCCGATCTTTCTACACGCTGGCTTTCTTCACATTGGATTTAACTTGCTTTTACAGGTGACCATGGGTGCCTCTGTGGAAAGGGCCATAGGCGGCTTGAAGTATGCCATCATATACATGGCGCTGGGAATCTCTGGATTCCTCCTAGGAGCAAATTTCTCCCCCAACGGCATTGCCTCTACTGGTGCGTCCGGTGCTCTCTTTGGCATCATCGCTGCAAACTTGCTACTCTTCATCTATTGTGGCCGCAAGAATACCAATCCCTACGGCACCAAACACTACAAGCTATTTATTTTCATCATGATCTTCGAAGTGATCATTTGCTTTGTGTTGGGGCTTCTTCCTGGCTTGGATAACTTCAGTCATATCGGTGGTTTTTGTATGGGTCTTCTTCTACTGATACTATTTCTTCCTGACCCTTCTTTCGTTTACATTGACGGCGTCTATACATACTATGCTGACACATCCACATTACAGCTTATGCTTAATAGTTGGAACCCGATGGACAAGTACAGCGACAAGATCAAATGGAAAGTTCTAGCTTGGGCTGGTTTCCGTGTGGTGTGCCTAGTATTGGCGATCTTGTactttgctcttttgttcaaaaatCTTTATTCTAAAGGGATGGAGGAAGGCAAAAAGACTTGTACTTGGTGCAAGTACATCAACTGTATCCCCGTCAACGACTGGTGCAAACAGGGAGAAGTGAGTGTCGAGAATGTGGACAGCTCAGGCAACACCGACTCAGCCGCTTCTCCCACAGGTAATACTGATCCCGCGAGCCAATCGTTTTCCCTTATGACTATCACCTCGCCCGGGCAGACCGTTGCCACAGAAATTCCAAATACGCAAAAAAGAGGTATCGCTGAGTCGTACCCAACAGACACACTTCAACGAGATGCCGCCAACGCTTTCCAAAGACGATTCCAGGTGGATATACTGACCACTTTCAACCCGGAAACGCCACTTGTGGGCCACGACACGTCGCTACAGCAGCCAGCGAGCATCCTTGCATACTTTACGCTTGTAGCCGTGATGGCATTCCAAGCGTTCCAGTTTGCTCGTCGTCGCTCGCACAAGAACTAA